In Citrus sinensis cultivar Valencia sweet orange chromosome 2, DVS_A1.0, whole genome shotgun sequence, a single genomic region encodes these proteins:
- the LOC102619661 gene encoding cyclin-dependent protein kinase inhibitor SMR6 encodes MGFSKKSQTDGGLESENKKWVIAGIAIRASLKPIKTTKTRGGRESEGDYEDEEEAGLSTTPTAKEARIPERLPCPPAPRKRRPSRCNFNNGATREFFTPPDLETVFKLHVEKAN; translated from the coding sequence ATGGGGTTTTCGAAAAAATCACAAACGGACGGCGGGTTAGAATCGGAAAACAAGAAATGGGTGATCGCCGGAATCGCGATACGGGCATCGCTGAAGCCTATCAAGACCACCAAAACGAGAGGAGGCAGAGAGAGTGAAGGTGATTAtgaagacgaagaagaagCAGGTTTATCAACAACTCCGACGGCGAAAGAGGCAAGAATACCGGAGAGGCTGCCGTGCCCGCCGGCGCCGAGAAAGCGGAGACCTTCGAGATGCAACTTCAATAACGGAGCTACAAGGGAGTTCTTTACTCCCCCTGATTTGGAAACTGTGTTTAAACTCCATGTTGAGAAAGCTAATTAA